One region of Eubacterium sp. 1001713B170207_170306_E7 genomic DNA includes:
- the alr gene encoding alanine racemase — protein MFPLDLFDDFSTLPAHRPTWAEIRLENLLFNLEQIKKAAGPEARIMGVVKADAYGHGVDVAELLQDEGVPCLGVAFLDEAIALRQKGIDRCDLFILGHTGADQIPELVEWDVTPGVYQMDFAEALSDYCVANGAVHPVHVKVDTGMGRIGFRWDEAADAVERMAALPGIRVEGLYTHFATADAQDKDFTHLQLTRYAQVVKALSDKGIEIPIKHVENSAAIIDFDKTIFNMVRPGIILYGHYPSDEVKKEKLALKPVMSFKTKIVHIKTIHAGDSVSYGRRFIADRDRRIATLPVGYADGYTRMLSGKGAEVLIKGQRAPVVGNICMDQCMVDITDLEGVSLYDEVELFGENLPVEELAEKLGTIAYELLCMVNKRVPRIYDFMGEKHLEVEILNDGFFGGF, from the coding sequence GTGTTTCCCTTGGATCTTTTTGATGATTTTAGCACGCTGCCGGCCCACCGGCCCACCTGGGCCGAGATCAGGCTGGAAAACCTGCTCTTTAACCTGGAGCAGATTAAAAAGGCGGCCGGCCCCGAGGCCCGGATCATGGGCGTGGTCAAGGCGGACGCCTACGGCCACGGCGTGGACGTGGCTGAGCTTTTGCAGGACGAGGGCGTGCCCTGCCTGGGGGTCGCTTTTCTGGACGAAGCCATTGCCCTGCGCCAGAAGGGCATTGACCGCTGCGACCTCTTTATTCTGGGCCATACCGGCGCAGACCAGATCCCCGAGCTGGTGGAATGGGATGTGACGCCCGGGGTTTACCAGATGGATTTTGCCGAAGCGCTCTCAGACTACTGCGTGGCGAACGGCGCAGTGCATCCGGTCCACGTCAAGGTGGATACGGGCATGGGGCGCATCGGCTTCCGCTGGGACGAGGCCGCGGACGCGGTGGAGCGCATGGCTGCCCTGCCGGGCATCCGCGTCGAGGGGCTGTACACGCATTTTGCCACCGCGGACGCCCAGGACAAGGACTTTACCCATCTGCAGCTGACGCGTTACGCCCAGGTGGTCAAGGCGCTTTCAGATAAGGGCATTGAGATTCCGATCAAGCATGTGGAAAACTCAGCGGCCATCATTGATTTTGACAAGACCATCTTTAACATGGTGCGGCCGGGCATTATTCTCTACGGCCATTATCCCTCGGACGAGGTGAAAAAGGAAAAGCTGGCGCTGAAGCCAGTCATGAGCTTTAAGACAAAGATCGTGCACATTAAGACCATCCACGCGGGCGATTCGGTGAGCTACGGCCGCCGCTTCATCGCCGACCGCGACCGCAGAATCGCCACCCTGCCGGTGGGCTACGCCGACGGCTATACCCGGATGCTCTCCGGAAAGGGGGCGGAGGTACTGATTAAGGGCCAGCGCGCGCCCGTGGTGGGGAATATCTGTATGGACCAGTGCATGGTGGATATTACGGACCTTGAGGGCGTTTCGCTCTACGATGAGGTAGAGCTTTTTGGGGAGAATCTCCCCGTGGAGGAGCTGGCTGAAAAGCTGGGCACCATCGCCTATGAGCTGCTCTGCATGGTGAACAAGCGGGTTCCCCGCATTTACGATTTTATGGGTGAAAAGCATCTGGAGGTCGAGATTTTGAACGACGGATTTTTTGGCGGCTTCTGA
- a CDS encoding YitT family protein, with translation MENKIKDNKVARTIFEYVGILFGTFMTALAANMFMIPNKLAPGGFSGLATVLYYVTGLPVGTVTFVFSVATQLIALKVLGKSLGLKSFFCTLAYGVLVDVMAGVIPPFSDDVLLASIFAGVLYGVGMGVLYRMGGSGGGTDLLARMLLKVTKRLTLSTWIMCIDFCVVIFAGIAFKNISVMLYSIIVLFLYTQVMDFVIVGNNYAKAANIVSDKSPEICERIRTDLNKTATIFHAYGAYSGQSKDVVYCIVYRSQIAKLKGIIYEIDPGAFVTLADTQEVLGGGFKNLNE, from the coding sequence ATGGAAAACAAAATCAAAGATAATAAGGTTGCCCGTACCATTTTTGAGTACGTAGGCATTTTGTTCGGGACCTTTATGACAGCCCTGGCTGCCAATATGTTCATGATTCCCAATAAGCTGGCGCCGGGGGGCTTCAGCGGGCTGGCCACTGTGCTCTACTATGTGACAGGGCTGCCGGTCGGGACGGTTACCTTTGTATTCTCGGTGGCCACACAGCTGATTGCCCTCAAGGTGCTGGGCAAAAGCCTGGGTCTCAAGAGCTTTTTCTGTACCCTGGCCTACGGGGTCTTAGTCGATGTGATGGCGGGCGTGATTCCGCCCTTCTCAGACGACGTCCTGCTGGCCAGTATTTTCGCCGGCGTCCTTTACGGAGTCGGCATGGGCGTGCTGTACCGCATGGGCGGCTCCGGCGGCGGGACCGACCTGCTGGCCCGGATGCTGCTCAAGGTGACCAAACGCCTGACCCTGAGCACCTGGATCATGTGCATTGACTTCTGCGTGGTCATCTTTGCCGGGATCGCCTTTAAAAACATCTCGGTCATGCTGTATTCCATCATCGTGCTGTTTTTATACACACAGGTCATGGATTTTGTCATCGTGGGCAACAATTATGCCAAGGCGGCCAACATTGTCTCGGACAAGAGCCCGGAAATCTGCGAGCGCATCCGAACCGACCTCAACAAGACCGCCACCATCTTTCACGCTTACGGCGCTTACTCGGGCCAGAGCAAGGACGTGGTCTACTGCATTGTCTACCGGAGCCAGATCGCCAAGCTTAAGGGCATTATCTATGAGATTGACCCAGGCGCCTTTGTGACCCTGGCCGATACCCAGGAGGTTCTGGGCGGCGGATTTAAAAATCTCAATGAGTAA
- a CDS encoding transketolase, which translates to MENLEKTAKGIRRDIVKMIGKAASGHPGGSLSAVEILSLLYFEKMNVDPAEPKKADRDRFVLSKGHAAPVLYATLAAKGFFDKAELDSLRQVGAILQGHPDMKKIPGVDMSTGSLGQGISAAVGMALGAKIDKADWKTYVLLGDGELQEGLVWEAAMSAAHYKLDNLIAFVDNNNLQIDGAITDVMSPYPIDEKFAAFGWNVINIADGNDFDQLREGLEKAYACEGKPSVLVCKTVKGKGVSYMENNAGWHGKGPNAEQVEIALKELED; encoded by the coding sequence ATGGAAAACTTAGAAAAAACAGCAAAAGGTATCCGTCGGGATATCGTGAAAATGATTGGTAAAGCCGCTTCCGGTCATCCGGGCGGATCTTTATCTGCCGTTGAAATTTTGAGCTTGTTATATTTTGAAAAGATGAACGTTGATCCAGCGGAGCCGAAGAAAGCAGACCGCGACCGCTTCGTCCTGTCAAAGGGCCATGCCGCGCCGGTGCTGTACGCAACCCTGGCCGCAAAGGGCTTCTTTGATAAAGCAGAGCTGGACAGCCTGCGCCAGGTCGGCGCGATCCTCCAGGGCCACCCGGATATGAAGAAGATCCCAGGTGTGGACATGTCCACCGGTTCGCTGGGACAGGGCATCTCCGCGGCTGTCGGCATGGCGCTGGGCGCTAAGATCGACAAGGCCGACTGGAAAACCTATGTGTTACTCGGCGACGGCGAGCTCCAGGAAGGCCTGGTCTGGGAAGCGGCCATGTCCGCAGCCCACTACAAGCTGGACAACCTGATCGCCTTTGTGGATAACAACAACCTGCAGATCGACGGCGCCATCACCGACGTTATGTCCCCGTATCCGATCGATGAAAAATTCGCGGCCTTTGGCTGGAATGTCATCAACATCGCGGACGGCAACGACTTTGACCAGCTGCGCGAAGGCCTTGAAAAAGCTTATGCCTGCGAGGGCAAGCCGTCTGTTTTAGTCTGCAAGACCGTCAAGGGCAAGGGCGTTTCCTACATGGAAAACAACGCAGGCTGGCACGGCAAGGGACCAAACGCGGAACAGGTTGAAATTGCACTGAAAGAACTGGAGGACTAA
- a CDS encoding transketolase family protein has product MSKKSTRQAYGEYLAVLAEKNKDIVVLDADLSGATKTSEFKKVMPERHFNAGIAEADLMGMSAGLATTGKIPFASTFAIFGAGRAFEIIRNSICYPKLNVKIALTHAGISVGEDGGSHQSVEDVALMRAVPNMTVLVPADATETQRMMDAAIAIDGPVYIRLGRLDTNVIFDDDYEFEVGKAVTLKEGHDLTIMAMGLMVEKAVEAADALKAEGISARVLNMGSIKPIDREAIEAAAKETGAIVTAEEHSIIGGLAGAVCEVLAETTPAPVEKVGVMDQFGQSGKALELLEKYNLTTGAIVEAAKKVVARKAK; this is encoded by the coding sequence ATGAGTAAAAAATCAACAAGACAGGCATACGGCGAATATTTAGCGGTACTCGCTGAAAAAAATAAAGATATCGTTGTTCTGGACGCCGATTTATCCGGCGCAACCAAGACCTCTGAATTTAAAAAGGTGATGCCGGAACGTCATTTCAACGCCGGTATCGCAGAAGCCGACCTCATGGGCATGTCCGCCGGCTTAGCCACCACGGGCAAGATTCCCTTTGCCAGCACCTTCGCCATTTTCGGCGCAGGCCGTGCCTTTGAAATCATCCGCAACAGCATCTGCTATCCCAAGCTGAACGTCAAGATCGCCTTAACCCATGCGGGCATCTCCGTTGGCGAGGACGGCGGCTCCCACCAGTCCGTGGAAGACGTTGCCCTGATGCGCGCGGTTCCGAACATGACCGTTCTGGTACCCGCTGACGCCACCGAAACACAGCGCATGATGGATGCTGCCATCGCCATTGACGGCCCGGTTTACATCCGCTTAGGCCGCCTGGACACCAACGTGATCTTCGACGACGATTACGAATTTGAAGTGGGCAAGGCCGTAACCTTAAAGGAAGGCCACGACCTGACCATCATGGCCATGGGCTTAATGGTTGAAAAGGCTGTGGAAGCCGCCGACGCCTTAAAGGCAGAAGGCATCTCCGCCCGCGTGCTGAACATGGGCAGCATCAAGCCCATTGACCGCGAAGCCATCGAAGCAGCCGCCAAAGAAACCGGCGCCATCGTGACCGCTGAAGAACACAGCATCATCGGCGGCCTGGCCGGCGCAGTCTGTGAAGTTCTGGCAGAAACCACCCCCGCTCCGGTCGAAAAGGTCGGCGTGATGGATCAGTTCGGCCAGTCCGGCAAAGCGCTGGAGCTGCTTGAAAAGTACAACCTGACCACTGGCGCCATCGTAGAAGCCGCCAAAAAGGTTGTGGCACGCAAAGCCAAATAG
- a CDS encoding helix-turn-helix transcriptional regulator gives MSQFSERLTTLVEATGFSIYQLSKKAKIDRSTIHKVMVGERMPSADFYKKLCRALSLTPFEKRELDDLYKMARIGDKVYYRRNSVKRLVEELAGNTYAPSEDISGREYKAFPVLARGTQVIEGKNDINSVLIDVINDEIYHREAPHLAVALAFDHQFVYEYLYNAFVSAAGPVDIDHFIYLDKETSRNDAIQKNLRHLQYILSFSLCGRDGYHPYYSYVNADPAQAVTTFLPYFIITSRHVLKLSRSFKTAVLYDDEAIVSFYKASVERLCRGLPQLTRRANRIEDMYGWTRENLGDASLEPHPCLSLCLNAARIERLVQPDLPGREAVCAMAEEVYGPYVRRELPLPRSIFSPEGLNIFAETGRICYFPETVVRCCTPEERKAFLREILDAVESGETAFMAVDSDKFRIPLNVEIIKAAEQQIVVQRFSDDSRRLNAIFIDEPGICEAFSDFFDYLPDSDLTLDREGLINLLKSYL, from the coding sequence ATGTCGCAATTCAGTGAACGTCTGACCACCCTGGTCGAAGCAACGGGATTTTCCATCTATCAGCTTTCCAAAAAAGCCAAAATCGACCGCTCCACCATCCATAAAGTCATGGTGGGCGAGCGCATGCCCAGCGCCGATTTTTATAAAAAGCTCTGCCGCGCCCTGTCCCTGACCCCCTTTGAGAAAAGAGAGCTCGACGATCTCTACAAAATGGCCCGGATCGGGGATAAGGTCTACTACCGGCGCAACAGCGTCAAGCGCCTGGTCGAGGAGCTGGCCGGCAACACCTACGCCCCCAGCGAGGACATCAGCGGCCGGGAATATAAGGCCTTTCCCGTATTGGCGCGCGGTACCCAGGTCATCGAGGGCAAGAACGACATCAACAGCGTGCTCATCGATGTGATCAACGATGAAATTTACCACCGCGAGGCCCCGCACCTGGCCGTCGCCCTGGCTTTTGACCACCAGTTCGTGTACGAGTACCTGTACAACGCCTTTGTGAGCGCCGCCGGCCCGGTCGACATCGACCACTTTATCTACCTGGACAAGGAGACCAGCCGCAACGACGCCATCCAGAAAAACCTGCGCCACCTCCAGTACATCCTGTCCTTCAGCCTGTGCGGGCGCGACGGCTACCACCCCTATTATTCCTATGTCAACGCCGACCCAGCCCAGGCCGTGACCACCTTCCTGCCCTATTTCATCATCACCAGCCGCCACGTGCTCAAGCTGTCCCGCAGCTTTAAGACCGCTGTGCTGTACGACGACGAAGCGATCGTGAGTTTTTATAAGGCATCCGTGGAGCGCCTCTGCAGGGGCCTGCCCCAGCTCACCCGCAGGGCCAACCGGATCGAGGACATGTACGGCTGGACCCGGGAAAACCTGGGCGACGCCAGCCTGGAGCCCCACCCCTGCCTGAGCCTCTGCCTCAACGCGGCCCGCATCGAGCGCCTGGTGCAGCCCGATCTGCCCGGGCGGGAGGCCGTCTGCGCCATGGCAGAGGAAGTCTACGGCCCCTACGTCCGCCGCGAGCTGCCCCTGCCGCGGTCCATCTTCTCCCCAGAGGGGCTGAACATCTTTGCCGAGACCGGACGGATCTGCTACTTCCCGGAAACCGTGGTGCGCTGCTGCACCCCCGAGGAGCGCAAGGCCTTTCTGCGGGAGATCCTGGACGCAGTGGAGAGCGGGGAGACTGCCTTTATGGCCGTCGATTCCGATAAATTCAGAATCCCCCTCAACGTTGAGATCATCAAGGCAGCCGAGCAGCAGATCGTGGTCCAGCGCTTCAGCGACGACAGCCGGCGGCTCAACGCCATCTTCATCGACGAGCCCGGCATCTGCGAAGCCTTCAGCGATTTCTTCGACTACCTGCCCGACAGCGACCTGACCCTGGACCGGGAAGGGCTCATCAACCTGCTGAAAAGCTATTTATAA
- a CDS encoding YfjI family protein, producing the protein MNTDAKEHALTPEQAKTLKESLENISNALTVEEKDREPGKPYIKHIHRVTHEPISIRDPETGEDRLLTDAEREAQTTVDETVRYYPDFRLKWGEYLCDPGKGWTLEDYEHYEERMQEYAETGTVQTQWGRLMPLTEEIERPEFPLKSLPEPYARYTRALAESLQVPVDMVGVSVLGLLGGCLQKRYEINAKNKFTVPLGLYTLVVADPGERKSSVYDEVVRPVKDYEQKLWSEYQKAQLDYELEQELAEEEFKKTKQQYMKCKDATERESLKAALLELKEKIAFFQKKCPPCLYMDDTTNAALEQELARNGGRMIIMSDEGDLFANMMGLYTGGQHTLGAMLKGHTGGSSKTHRVGRDPVRLPASNLSVLLMVQPIIIDTIMADAVMRGRGMNARFLYTMPKSRVGDRNIETAKDIDPKIDADYYNAVYSLYADNHITLEPKPRQLVLKDSAQMAYMAYETMFERRLKGDMKDLSDWGSKLGGEMLRLVGILHCAAHPDAIMETPIAKETVDQAHQLAKYFSEYARIIYNMGSGLDPNMRVCQRIVEVIKAQGIKIFSKTELFGISRMGCKKISDLLPYLNILEDYGYLKSGRFTNGNRTFTGYEVNPAVFEDGEQIHNNA; encoded by the coding sequence ATGAATACCGACGCAAAAGAACATGCCCTGACGCCCGAACAGGCCAAGACCCTGAAAGAAAGCCTGGAGAATATCAGCAACGCCCTGACGGTAGAGGAAAAGGACCGGGAGCCCGGAAAGCCCTACATCAAGCATATCCACCGTGTTACCCACGAGCCCATCAGTATCCGCGACCCCGAAACGGGCGAAGACCGGCTGCTCACCGATGCGGAGCGAGAAGCCCAGACCACGGTTGACGAAACCGTCCGCTATTACCCCGACTTCCGGCTGAAATGGGGCGAGTACCTCTGCGATCCGGGCAAGGGCTGGACCCTGGAGGACTACGAGCACTACGAGGAGCGCATGCAGGAGTACGCCGAGACCGGCACCGTCCAGACCCAGTGGGGCCGCCTCATGCCCCTGACCGAGGAGATTGAGCGCCCCGAATTCCCCTTGAAATCCCTGCCAGAGCCCTACGCCCGCTACACCCGGGCCCTGGCCGAGAGCCTGCAGGTGCCCGTGGACATGGTGGGCGTGTCCGTGCTCGGCCTGCTGGGCGGCTGCCTGCAAAAGCGGTATGAGATCAACGCCAAGAACAAGTTCACCGTGCCCCTGGGCCTGTACACCCTGGTGGTGGCCGACCCCGGCGAGCGCAAATCCAGCGTCTACGACGAGGTCGTGCGCCCCGTCAAGGACTACGAGCAGAAGCTCTGGAGCGAGTACCAGAAAGCACAGCTCGACTACGAGCTGGAGCAGGAGCTGGCCGAGGAAGAATTCAAGAAAACCAAGCAGCAGTACATGAAATGCAAGGACGCGACCGAACGCGAAAGCCTCAAGGCGGCCCTGCTTGAGCTCAAGGAAAAGATCGCCTTTTTCCAGAAAAAATGCCCGCCCTGCCTGTATATGGACGACACCACCAACGCCGCCCTGGAGCAGGAGCTGGCCCGCAACGGCGGCCGCATGATCATCATGTCCGATGAGGGCGACCTCTTCGCCAACATGATGGGCCTGTACACCGGCGGCCAGCACACCCTGGGCGCCATGCTTAAGGGCCACACCGGCGGCAGCTCCAAGACCCACCGCGTGGGCCGCGACCCGGTCCGGCTGCCCGCCAGCAACCTGAGCGTGCTGCTCATGGTCCAGCCCATCATCATCGACACCATCATGGCCGACGCCGTCATGCGCGGCCGCGGCATGAACGCCCGGTTTCTCTACACCATGCCGAAAAGCCGGGTGGGGGACCGTAACATCGAGACCGCAAAGGATATCGACCCCAAAATCGACGCCGACTACTACAACGCCGTCTACAGCCTGTACGCCGACAACCACATCACCCTGGAACCAAAGCCCAGACAGCTTGTGCTCAAGGACAGCGCCCAGATGGCCTACATGGCCTACGAGACCATGTTTGAGCGGCGGCTCAAGGGCGATATGAAGGACCTCAGCGACTGGGGCAGCAAGCTCGGCGGCGAGATGCTGCGCCTGGTGGGCATCCTCCACTGCGCCGCCCACCCCGACGCCATCATGGAAACCCCCATCGCCAAGGAAACCGTGGATCAGGCCCATCAGCTGGCCAAATATTTTAGCGAGTACGCCCGCATCATCTATAACATGGGCAGCGGCCTGGACCCGAATATGCGGGTATGCCAGCGGATAGTGGAGGTGATAAAGGCACAGGGGATCAAAATCTTCTCGAAAACAGAGCTCTTTGGCATTTCACGCATGGGCTGTAAAAAAATTTCAGACCTGCTGCCCTATCTGAACATTCTGGAAGACTACGGCTATCTGAAAAGTGGCCGCTTTACCAACGGAAACCGCACCTTTACAGGCTATGAGGTGAATCCGGCAGTCTTTGAGGACGGGGAACAGATCCATAACAACGCATAA